The following are encoded together in the Limanda limanda chromosome 12, fLimLim1.1, whole genome shotgun sequence genome:
- the LOC133015565 gene encoding histamine H2 receptor produces the protein MVDALRTLYATLMAVTSAASVCGNLLLLLVLLHNKELRSDTLGLTVSFSLSDLALGLSTLPFGAHNSLSQPGGHPSEGVLCQGSGFLFLLLQTSSIHSLTWATVDKFTEICFALSYQSIWTTGRSRVVLVLVWLFCLVNASLPLLGFGTYAYSESRFLCCPSFTPDNRSFVVLWMTLGIVAPLLTMCSLYGYMVYVARKQARRGTFMCNELHCFHVPANTYLRSSVVMVTTSVCVLVCWLPYISVCLYETLSGQQSAAVTSALSAWLVLTSSALNPWITCMTQT, from the exons ATGGTGGACGCTCTGAGGACGCTGTACGCCACTCTGATGGCTGTAACCAGTGCAGCGTCCGTGTGTgggaacctcctcctcctgctggtgcTGCTCCACAACAAGGAGCTTCGCTCCGACACGCTGGGTCTGACGGTGAGTTTCAGCCTCAGCGACCTGGCCCTGGGCCTCTCCACCCTCCCCTTCGGGGCCCACAACAGCCTCTCGCAGCCCGGTGGTCACCCGAGCGAGGGCGTCCTCTGTCAGGGCAGcggcttcctcttcctcctgctgcagacTTCCTCCATCCACTCGCTCACCTGGGCGACTGTAGACAAGTTCACAGAGATCTGCTTCGCCCTCAGCTACCAAAGCATCTGGACGACCGGACGGAGTCGggtggtcctggtcctggtctggCTATTCTGTCTGGTGAACGCCAGCCTGCCCCTGCTGGGGTTCGGCACCTACGCCTACAGCGAGTCCCGGTTCCTGTGCTGCCCGAGCTTCACGCCCGACAACCGATCCTTCGTGGTGCTGTGGATGACGTTGGGCATCGTGGCACCGCTCCTCACCATGTGCTCTCTGTACGGATACATGGTCTACGTGGCCAGGAAACAGGCTCGCAGGGGAACCTTCATGTGCAACGAGCTGCACTGCTTCCATGTTCCTGCCAACACCTACCTGAGGAGCTCCGTCGTCATGGTTACCACCTCAG tgtgtgtgctggtgtgctGGCTGCCGTACATCTCAGTGTGTTTGTACGAGACGCTCAGCGGTCAGCAGAGCGCTGCAGTGACCTCTGCCCTTTCTGCTTGGCTGGTTCTGACCAGCTCTGCCCTCAACCCCTGGATCACCTGCATGACTCAGACGTAA